A stretch of DNA from Desulfovibrio sp.:
TCAAGACGATGAAATACTGCCCGACCTTCCCGAAAAGGTTCGGCTCGATCCAGGACGCCAGGGCGTTCTGCGTCCAGTTCTTCCAATGGTACAACCACGACCATCATCACACCGGCATCGGCCTGATGACGCCTTGGCAGGTTCATTCCGGACAAGCCCCGACCATCCGCGAAACCCGCCTGAAAACATTGGCCGACGTGTATGCAAAAAATCCACAGCGCTTCGTCAGAAAGCCGCCTCAGCCACCGGAATTGCCGGATGCCGCCTGGATCAATCCGCCGGAAAAGAAGGCCGCCGCGTGAACGCCGATGAGCTTAAACTCACGCCGGCGCCTGTCGCAAAA
This window harbors:
- a CDS encoding integrase core domain-containing protein, whose product is KTMKYCPTFPKRFGSIQDARAFCVQFFQWYNHDHHHTGIGLMTPWQVHSGQAPTIRETRLKTLADVYAKNPQRFVRKPPQPPELPDAAWINPPEKKAAA